In a single window of the Euwallacea fornicatus isolate EFF26 chromosome 5, ASM4011564v1, whole genome shotgun sequence genome:
- the fbp gene encoding fructose-1,6-bisphosphatase 1, whose amino-acid sequence MSKHGFDSNTITLTRFVLAEQSKVPTATGELTQLLNAIQTAVKVISSAVRRAGITQLFGIAGETNVQGEEVKKLDVLANELFINMLKSSYTVALLISEENETVIEVETDQRGKYIVAFDPLDGSSNIDCLVSIGSIFAIMKKEDNSIPSLKDALQPGTKVVAAGYALYGSATMMVLSLGNSVNGFMLDPSFGEFILTDKDMKIPSRGKIYAINEGYTSEWDPAIKEYVDKKKDPSKGKPYNARYVGSMVADVHRTIKYGGIFIYPSTKSSPNGKLRLLYECIPMAHIVTTAGGLASNGKIPILDVNPTSLHQRSPIFLGSKEDVEEVLTIIEKHEK is encoded by the exons ATGAGTAAACACGGTTTTGATTCCAACACAATTACGTTGACGAGATTCGTCTTGGCTGAACAATCAAAAGTGCCCACCGCTACAGGGGAACTGACTCAGCTGCTCAACGCCATACAAACTGCGGTTAAAGTTATTAGCAGCGCAGTTAGGAGAGCTGGTATTACACAACT TTTTGGAATTGCTGGAGAgacaaatgtacagggtgaagAAGTCAAGAAGCTCGATGTGCTTGCCAATGAATTGTTTATTAACATGCTCAAGTCATCTTACACTGTGGCCCTCTTAATTTCAGAAGAGAATGAAACTGTCATAGAA GTTGAAACTGACCAAAGAGGAAAATACATTGTCGCTTTCGATCCATTGGATGGCTCCTCTAATATTGATTGTCTTGTCTCAATCGGCTCAATTTTCGCCATAATGAAGAAAGAAGATAATAGCATACCAAGTTTGAAAGATGCTCTTCAACCAGGCACCAAAGTGGTAGCTGCCGGATATGCTCTCTATGGCAGCGCAACCATGATGGTCTTGTCTTTAGGGAATAGTGTCAATGGTTTTATGCTGGATCCTAGTTTTGGAGAGTTCATTTTGACTGATAAGGACATGAAAATACCTTCAAG AGGTAAAATTTATGCCATTAACGAAGGATACACCAGCGAATGGGATCCTGCTATAAAGGAATACGTCGACAAGAAAAAAGATCCTTCCAAAGGAAAGCCATATAATGCTAGATATGTGGGATCTATGGTTGCCGATGTGCATAGGACTATCAAATATGGTGGAATATTTATCTATCCGTCAACAAAATCTTCACCCAATGGAAAA cTACGACTTCTTTATGAATGTATCCCAATGGCTCACATAGTAACAACTGCAGGTGGATTGGCATCAAACGGGAAAATTCCTATTCTAGATGTGAATCCAACTAGTTTGCATCAAAGAAGTCCCATTTTTTTGGGTTCAAAAGAAGATGTTGAGGAGGTTTTGACAATCATTGAAAAGCATGAAAAATAG
- the dgt6 gene encoding augmin complex subunit dgt6 isoform X1 → MLNVGSIMAAYQQYKEDERKLHIALYENLTLLSRFYPRQKDVYCENFSKHMFTKRNRTAFNYVVFYLLNILDSTQSKSNLPSWPPLDSKQSASFRRELVAYLKIINLKYPEAQIPIYQSSFFTSPGGYKIVVMLVKLSQVVMFLHLKRSGNLKVLTPGEPHKDSALARAQINGLNKIAQTIENETKNEFLSQVTKNLPDLMEKSQRIMQNLKQLNVDIAAAKGVLLQKETEFTARFPFDIPLTNLMEDVAKLKHQAEKSLEVSTKFIEIDDLLEQVLSLNVEHDKEERVPSNIAHMIPSKRTDCLDLIQYFQELSTLLESKCRIGHFLTAEFVRETVSKLEIYSAKYTAILLELKAQQRELDLVLASCKEFDADVQQFLGSQITESME, encoded by the exons ATGCTTAAT GTTGGCAGCATCATGGCAGCTTATCAGCAATACAAGGAAGATGAACGGAAATTGCATATAGCTTTGTACGAAAATCTTACACTGCTTTCGCGTTTTTATCCAAGACAAAAAGATGTTTATTGTgagaatttctcaaaacatATGTTTACAAAGCGGAATCGAACTGCATTTAACTATGTGGTGTTTTAccttttaaacattttggaTTCCACTCAGTCTAAATCAAATCTACCTAGCTGGCCACCTCTTGATTCTAAACAAAGCGCATCATTCCGAAGAGAACTGGTGGCCTATCTGAAGATCATTAACTTAAAATACCCAGAAGCTCAAATTCCAATCTATCAGTCATCTTTCTTTACATCGCCTGGAGGCTATAAAATTGTAGTTATGCTTGTTAAGTTATCTCAAGTTGTTATGTTTCTACATCTGAAGAGATCTGGAAATCTAAAAGTTTTAACTCCAGGAGAGCCGCATAAAGATTCTGCTTTAGCTCGCGCACAAATTAATGGACTGAATAAAATTGCACAAACAATAGAAAACGAGACTAAAAATGAGTTCCTTTCTCAAGTAACTAAGAACCTGCCAGATTTGATGGAAAAATCGCAGAGAATTATGCAAAACCTGAAACAACTGAACGTAGACATTGCGGCAGCTAAAGGCGTACTTCTCCAAAAAGAGACGGAATTTACTGCACGTTTTCCGTTTGATATACCACTTACCAATTTAATGGAAGACGTCGCTAAATTAAAACACCAAGCTGAGAAGTCATTGGAAGTTAGCACGAAATTTATTGAGATTGATGATCTTTTGGAACAAGTGCTTAGCTTAAATGTGGAGCATGATAAAGAAGAGAGAGTACCCAGCAACATTGCGCATATGATTCCATCAAAGCGCACTGACTGTCTAGATTTGATTCAGTATTTTCAAG aACTTTCAACATTACTTGAAAGCAAATGCCGTATTGGACATTTCCTTACTGCCGAATTTGTGAGGGAAACTGTGAGTAAATTGGAAATCTATTCAGCAAAGTATACGGCGATTCTGCTCGAACTAAAAGCTCAACAGCGGGAATTAGATTTGGTTTTAGCTAGTTGTAAGGAGTTTGATGCCGACGTGCAACAATTTTTAGGTAGTCAAATAACTGAAAGCATGGAGTAG
- the dgt6 gene encoding augmin complex subunit dgt6 isoform X2: MAAYQQYKEDERKLHIALYENLTLLSRFYPRQKDVYCENFSKHMFTKRNRTAFNYVVFYLLNILDSTQSKSNLPSWPPLDSKQSASFRRELVAYLKIINLKYPEAQIPIYQSSFFTSPGGYKIVVMLVKLSQVVMFLHLKRSGNLKVLTPGEPHKDSALARAQINGLNKIAQTIENETKNEFLSQVTKNLPDLMEKSQRIMQNLKQLNVDIAAAKGVLLQKETEFTARFPFDIPLTNLMEDVAKLKHQAEKSLEVSTKFIEIDDLLEQVLSLNVEHDKEERVPSNIAHMIPSKRTDCLDLIQYFQELSTLLESKCRIGHFLTAEFVRETVSKLEIYSAKYTAILLELKAQQRELDLVLASCKEFDADVQQFLGSQITESME, encoded by the exons ATGGCAGCTTATCAGCAATACAAGGAAGATGAACGGAAATTGCATATAGCTTTGTACGAAAATCTTACACTGCTTTCGCGTTTTTATCCAAGACAAAAAGATGTTTATTGTgagaatttctcaaaacatATGTTTACAAAGCGGAATCGAACTGCATTTAACTATGTGGTGTTTTAccttttaaacattttggaTTCCACTCAGTCTAAATCAAATCTACCTAGCTGGCCACCTCTTGATTCTAAACAAAGCGCATCATTCCGAAGAGAACTGGTGGCCTATCTGAAGATCATTAACTTAAAATACCCAGAAGCTCAAATTCCAATCTATCAGTCATCTTTCTTTACATCGCCTGGAGGCTATAAAATTGTAGTTATGCTTGTTAAGTTATCTCAAGTTGTTATGTTTCTACATCTGAAGAGATCTGGAAATCTAAAAGTTTTAACTCCAGGAGAGCCGCATAAAGATTCTGCTTTAGCTCGCGCACAAATTAATGGACTGAATAAAATTGCACAAACAATAGAAAACGAGACTAAAAATGAGTTCCTTTCTCAAGTAACTAAGAACCTGCCAGATTTGATGGAAAAATCGCAGAGAATTATGCAAAACCTGAAACAACTGAACGTAGACATTGCGGCAGCTAAAGGCGTACTTCTCCAAAAAGAGACGGAATTTACTGCACGTTTTCCGTTTGATATACCACTTACCAATTTAATGGAAGACGTCGCTAAATTAAAACACCAAGCTGAGAAGTCATTGGAAGTTAGCACGAAATTTATTGAGATTGATGATCTTTTGGAACAAGTGCTTAGCTTAAATGTGGAGCATGATAAAGAAGAGAGAGTACCCAGCAACATTGCGCATATGATTCCATCAAAGCGCACTGACTGTCTAGATTTGATTCAGTATTTTCAAG aACTTTCAACATTACTTGAAAGCAAATGCCGTATTGGACATTTCCTTACTGCCGAATTTGTGAGGGAAACTGTGAGTAAATTGGAAATCTATTCAGCAAAGTATACGGCGATTCTGCTCGAACTAAAAGCTCAACAGCGGGAATTAGATTTGGTTTTAGCTAGTTGTAAGGAGTTTGATGCCGACGTGCAACAATTTTTAGGTAGTCAAATAACTGAAAGCATGGAGTAG